From the genome of Homalodisca vitripennis isolate AUS2020 chromosome 8, UT_GWSS_2.1, whole genome shotgun sequence, one region includes:
- the LOC124368155 gene encoding putative gustatory receptor 28b, producing MAHMIHGGVPVGRSRLTNIQVLFVLALYCFKATFFVHFTHVATNISDCFRTVNDRITKEIRSSVKSTINELKTLMNTYWMLCDAVHQANVFYGDQLMAVISSSFIHVTIRSYYFFLYVRNGNMISVTSESIWILSQVCYLVVLADETSTMICKLINKHLDPVLKEQLERFLLQVPHHNARFSALGNFPVHNQTLTAMAGAVTTYLVVLIQFQTQQSPN from the exons ATGGCTCATATGATTCACGGTGGGGTCCCGGTCGGACGATCTCGCTTAACTAATATACAAGTCCTTTTCGTGTTGGCGTTGTACTGTTTCAAAGCCACTTTCTTCGTCCATTTCACACATGTCGCTACAAACATCTCAGATTGCTTCAGAACCGTCAATGACAGGATCACGAAGGAAATAAGGA GCAGTGTAAAATCTACGATTAATGAACTGAAGACtctgatgaacacctactggatgctgtGTGACGCCGTACACCAGGCTAATGTCTTCTATGGTGATCAGCTGATGGCCGTTATCTCCTCCTCATTTATTCACGTCACTATCCGATCTTACTACTTTTTCCTGTACGTCAGAAATGGTAACATGATTTCAGTGACTAGTGAATCAATCTGGATCCTGAGTCAAGTTTGCTACCTGGTTGTACTC gCCGACGAAACAAGTACGATGATCTGCAAGTTGATCAACAAACATCTGGATCCGGTCTTGAAGGAacag CTGGAGAGGTTTCTCCTGCAGGTGCCTCATCACAACGCAAGATTCTCTGCACTCGGGAATTTTCCGGTCCATAACCAAACGCTGACAGCG atggctggagcggtgacaacTTACCTGGTTGTACTGATCCAATTCCAGACTCAGCAGTCGCCCAACTAG